Below is a window of Methanocaldococcus jannaschii DSM 2661 DNA.
AAGCAATGTTCTATGAAAAATTAGATGACAATAAGGTTAGATGCCATATCTGTCCAAGACACTGTATTATAAAAGAAGGGGAGAGGGGTTTTTGTTGGAATAGAGAAAATATCAATGGAGTTTTATATGCTGTTGGTTATGGGAAAGTTTGTTCTTTAGCAATTGACCCAATAGAAAAAAAGCCATTATTCCACTTCTATCCAACAACTCAAGTAGTTTCTTTAGCAATTGGAGGATGTAACTTTAGATGTTTGCACTGCCAAAATTGGACAATTTCTCAATTTCCGCCAGATGAAATTCCTTATAGAGAGATGACACCAGAAGAGATTGTTGAAGTTGCTATAAGATACAACTGCCCCGGAATATCTTACACCTATACAGAACCAACAGTATATTATGAGTTCATGTATGACACTTCAGTTATAGCAAGGGAAAATGGAATGTTCAATGTAATGATAACCAACGGCTATATTGAGAAAGAGCCATTAAAAGCCCTTCCAGTGGATGCAATGAATATAGATATTAAAGGGAATGCTGATTTTTATAAGAAAGTGTGTAAAGCTACGTTAGAGCCTGTCTTAGAAACCTGCAAATTAGCAAAAAAATTAGGAATTTGGGTAGAGGTAACGAATTTAATTGTTCCTAACTACAATGACAACATAGATGATTTATTATTTATAATACACTTTGTAAGGGATGAGTTAGGGAGAGAAACCCCTCTACACTTCTCAAGGTTTCATCCAGATTATAAACTAACTGATGTTCCTCCAACGCCTATAGAAACCTTAGAGATGGCAAGGAATTTGGCTATAGAAGAGGGGCTTAAGTATGTTTATATTGGAAATGTTCCAGGGCATGAGGGAGAAAACACTTATTGCCCAAACTGTGGAGCTTTGTTGATAGAAAGATATATATTCAACGCCAAAATAATTAATTTAGATGTAGAAACTAAAAGATGTAAGATTTGTGGAGAGAAGATTGATATAGTTTTATAATGTAATATTTTTTATGATTTTGAGGATTATGAAGGTAGTTAGAGATTCAAAAAATGAGTTGAAAAAGAAAGAAGCTAAATAACTTTGGATAGGTTTTTAGACAAAGATAAATGAGAATATTTACTATTATATTAAATTTTGAGATCTTTTTCTATCATTCGTATTTCTTGCTTAATTTTTATTATTTGATCCTCCATCATTACTAATTGTTTCATTAGCTGTATATTTTTTTCTATTTCTCTCATAAAACTTTCTGCAAAGATCCTGCCAATGCCACTATGTGAATCAAGATATTCGCACATGTCTTCAAATGTTTTACTATAGATCATATTACTTCTGTTAGATTCTACTCTTAGTATATCAAATTCTATTGAATATATTTGTCGTTTTATTTTTTGAATCGTCTGATTTTGTTGATCTGATAAATTATTCTGCTCTATAATTTGTATTTGTTTCTTAATTTGTGTTATTTGTTGATTTAGTTCTTGTATCT
It encodes the following:
- the amrS gene encoding AmmeMemoRadiSam system radical SAM enzyme, with product MREAMFYEKLDDNKVRCHICPRHCIIKEGERGFCWNRENINGVLYAVGYGKVCSLAIDPIEKKPLFHFYPTTQVVSLAIGGCNFRCLHCQNWTISQFPPDEIPYREMTPEEIVEVAIRYNCPGISYTYTEPTVYYEFMYDTSVIARENGMFNVMITNGYIEKEPLKALPVDAMNIDIKGNADFYKKVCKATLEPVLETCKLAKKLGIWVEVTNLIVPNYNDNIDDLLFIIHFVRDELGRETPLHFSRFHPDYKLTDVPPTPIETLEMARNLAIEEGLKYVYIGNVPGHEGENTYCPNCGALLIERYIFNAKIINLDVETKRCKICGEKIDIVL